The following proteins come from a genomic window of Sorghum bicolor cultivar BTx623 chromosome 3, Sorghum_bicolor_NCBIv3, whole genome shotgun sequence:
- the LOC8084312 gene encoding uncharacterized protein LOC8084312 — protein MDPAYRGYMNILKQGSSSQHSGSSTQDSPPQIHSTFPQAHPTHSSQSLSPNFHNFHPFGQPANYQVYGNSPPSFLGFQQQGNWQQSIPISFQGFRPQGFRPQGFQQQESWGYSPNQVVGSPSSHGSESASPCPATQEKNFIAVEDSSGGEEENLIQEAGGREEGGRRGVRLNWTEEENIRLLSAWVNNSVDPIDGNDKKFDHYWRAVTAEFNSNTPSNDRKRTVVQCKSHWKGVKKEVTKWCGVYSQVTSTWRSGESDDMIIQRAHAWFKSQNNEKPFTLEYMWKDLKGLPKWQRIVEEENTNSKRTKISESGAYTSSSNQDTEDESRHKEKRPEGQKKAKAKLKGKGKKLPSSPLGDQPSQDFVLFNEAIKVKAAAMQKWTEVASESTKAKQSQTRRDLYQTYAKLVDKDTSNFTEKQLKRHEDILEKLAQEISEA, from the coding sequence ATGGATCCTGCCTATAGAGGTTACATGAACATTTTGAAGCAAGGCTCCTCTAGCCAGCATTCAGGGAGCAGTACACAGGACTCCCCTCCTCAAATCCACTCAACATTTCCCCAAGCACATCCTACCCATTCCTCCCAATCCCTGTCACCTAATTTCCACAATTTTCACCCATTTGGGCAGCCAGCCAACTATCAAGTATATGGCAATTCTCCTCCAAGCTTTCTTGGTTTTCAGCAGCAAGGAAATTGGCAACAATCTATACCAATAAGCTTCCAAGGTTTTCGTCCTCAAGGATTTCGTCCTCAAGGTTTTCAGCAGCAAGAAAGTTGGGGGTACTCACCAAATCAAGTTGTTGGATCTCCTTCTTCTCATGGATCCGAATCAGCCTCTCCATGCCCTGCAACACAAGAGAAAAACTTCATTGCTGTAGAAGATTCAAGCGGTGGTGAAGAGGAAAATTTGATACAAGAGGCTGGGGGAAGAGAAGAGGGGGGGAGGAGAGGTGTAAGGCTGAACTGGACAGAAGAGGAGAACATAAGGCTCCTTAGTGCTTGGGTAAACAACTCAGTGGATCCCATAGATGGAAATGACAAGAAGTTTGATCACTACTGGAGAGCTGTAACTGCAGAGTTTAACAGCAATACACCAAGCAATGACCGCAAAAGGACAGTTGTGCAATGCAAGTCACATTGGAAAGGTGTCAAGAAGGAGGTAACAAAATGGTGTGGAGTCTATTCTCAAGTTACAAGCACTTGGAGGAGTGGAGAGTCCGATGATATGATAATACAGAGGGCTCATGCGTGGTTTAAGTCACAAAACAACGAGAAACCATTCACATTAGAGTATATGTGGAAGGACCTAAAGGGTCTACCAAAATGGCAAAGAATCGTTGAGGAGGAGAACACCAACAGCAAGAGGACTAAGATTTCAGAATCAGGTGCATATACATCATCATCCAACCAAGATACTGAAGATGAAAGTAGACACAAAGAGAAGCGTCCTGAGGGGCAGAAGAAAGCAAAAGCCaagctgaaagggaaagggaaaAAATTGCCATCATCTCCTTTGGGGGATCAGCCTTCTCAAGACTTTGTTCTCTTCAACGAAGCTATAAAAGTGAAAGCAGCAGCAATGCAAAAATGGACAGAAGTAGCATCTGAATCAACAAAAGCAAAGCAGTCACAGACTAGAAGAGATCTGTACCAGACATATGCAAAATTGGTGGACAAAGACACTTCTAATTTTACTGAAAAACAGCTAAAGAGGCATGAAGATATCCTGGAGAAGTTAGCTCAAGAAATTTCTGAAGCATAA
- the LOC8084313 gene encoding peptide-N4-(N-acetyl-beta-glucosaminyl)asparagine amidase A, with protein sequence MAPSAAASASSTLLVLLALLLSPAVSPAAAAPQSRHRLGASLQQVASPNASEPPTTFFEVDRPIRPPRGSAGPCSTLLLSATFGATYGRPPVTADYVPPACLGAAGGTLALAVLEWAADCRGRQFDRIFGVWLSGAELLRSCTAEPRPNGILWSVSRDVTRYAALLAEPGEVAVYLGNLIDKTYTGVYHANLTLHLYFHAEPQQQQQQQQQADLIVPISRSLPLNDGQWFAIQNATDVQSKKLAIPSNTYRAVLEVFVSFHSNDEFWYTNPPDDYIQANNLSSVPGNGAFREVVARVDGEVVGAVWPFTVIYTGGVNPLLWRPITGIGSFNLPTYDIDITPFLGKLLDGKEHDFGFGVTNALDVWYIDANLHLWLDHKSEKTTGSLLSYDASGLDLNVSSEFTGLDGQFVTSASRHVSATGWVKSSFGEVTTTFYQRFSYENSNVFRKNATVQIVNQTIDAKSGIFAKDASAVLLTKEFHEIFPLYLYTGTSDQVGDEYSLDSIVKFGINAKKTSGGNLGFLYSSLRNAQSAQGTMKVKKNLVVSGLGKTHQVYKYVGTDGCYFRDVSSKNYTVLFDRSDDSCSKGAYRGASAKLNDQPARRKLLANKL encoded by the coding sequence ATGGCGccatccgccgccgcctcggccTCGAGCACCCTCCTCGTGCTCCTCGCCCTCCTCCTCTCCCCCGCCGTGtcgccggcggcagcggcgccgcAGAGCAGGCACCGCCTCGGCGCGTCCTTGCAGCAGGTCGCCTCCCCCAACGCGTCGGAGCCGCCGACCACCTTCTTCGAGGTGGACCGCCCGATCCGCCCGCCGCGCGGCAGCGCGGGGCCCTGCTCCACGCTGCTCCTCTCGGCCACCTTCGGCGCCACCTACGGCCGGCCCCCCGTCACGGCAGACTACGTGCCGCCGGCCTGCCTCGGCGCCGCGGGCGGCACCCTCGCGCTCGCCGTGCTCGAGTGGGCCGCCGACTGCCGCGGCCGCCAGTTCGACCGCATCTTCGGCGTATGGCTCTCCGGCGCCGAGCTCCTTCGCAGCTGCACCGCCGAGCCGCGCCCCAACGGCATCCTCTGGTCCGTGTCCCGCGACGTCACCAGGTACGCCGCCCTCCTTGCGGAGCCCGGTGAGGTCGCGGTGTACCTCGGCAACCTCATTGACAAAACATACACCGGCGTCTACCACGCCAACCTCACGCTCCACCTCTACTTCCACGCcgagccgcagcagcagcagcagcagcagcagcaggccgaTCTGATTGTGCCCATCTCAAGGAGCTTACCCTTGAACGATGGGCAGTGGTTCGCCATCCAGAACGCTACCGATGTGCAGTCAAAGAAGCTCGCCATTCCGTCGAACACCTACAGGGCGGTTCTTGAGGTGTTCGTTTCCTTCCACTCCAACGACGAGTTCTGGTATACCAATCCACCCGACGATTACATTCAGGCGAATAACTTGTCCAGTGTCCCTGGCAATGGTGCATTCAGGGAAGTCGTAGCTAGGGTGGATGGTGAAGTCGTCGGCGCTGTTTGGCCATTCACTGTGATCTACACTGGTGGTGTGAACCCGCTTCTATGGCGACCAATCACCGGAATCGGCTCATTCAATCTCCCGACATATGACATTGACATCACACCATTCTTGGGCAAGCTCCTGGATGGCAAGGAGCATGATTTTGGGTTTGGTGTGACAAATGCTCTTGATGTGTGGTACATTGATGCCAATTTGCATCTGTGGTTGGATCACAAGAGTGAGAAGACCACTGGGAGCTTGCTCAGCTATGATGCATCTGGATTGGACCTTAATGTGAGCTCAGAATTCACTGGGTTAGATGGGCAATTTGTGACAAGCGCAAGTCGTCATGTCTCTGCCACTGGATGGGTGAAATCGTCATTCGGTGAGGTCACCACAACCTTCTACCAGAGATTCAGCTATGAAAACAGCAATGTGTTTAGAAAGAATGCCACTGTGCAAATTGTGAACCAAACAATCGATGCAAAGTCTGGCATTTTTGCCAAGGATGCTTCTGCTGTGCTGCTCACCAAGGAATTCCATGAGATTTTCCCTCTGTATCTTTATACCGGAACCTCAGATCAAGTGGGTGATGAGTACTCATTGGATTCAATTGTCAAATTTGGTATCAATGCGAAGAAGACCTCTGGTGGGAATCTGGGCTTCTTGTACAGCTCCCTGCGCAATGCACAATCGGCACAAGGCactatgaaggtgaagaagaatttGGTGGTCAGTGGATTGGGGAAGACCCATCAGGTGTATAAGTATGTGGGAACTGATGGATGCTACTTCAGGGATGTGAGCAGCAAGAACTACACTGTGCTTTTCGACCGCTCTGATGATTCTTGTTCAAAAGGAGCATATAGAGGTGCCAGCGCGAAGTTGAATGATCAGCCAGCAAGAAGAAAGTTGCTGGCGAACAAATTGTAA
- the LOC8079536 gene encoding protein MALE DISCOVERER 2, with the protein MGGRRWLRHGSGFQLLFFFLVVLLQAQASRGVASINGEGLALLELKVRVDADPHGVFQDWDPMDSSPCSWSGVRCFDGKVEILNLTGRELVGTLAPEIGSLQGLKFLLLPKNNFRGRIPREFGGLFALEVLDLSSNKLDGTIPEEIGAMPLLKQLSLHDNQFQEGVQAIADDQEGCLSRKLGCWSLLYKSDFKDWISLNGLREKYNTNVPNFSEAHVMKNLQSFASAMRRRLLSETDNLPALLGNDAKSSDPQNPKEIQRPVDVISLGSGSFSAFPGIYGDALTPLLPEDIDATAVQQLSTEVAQSTDVETTGTKNSKWAYIITIPAVILLIGLIVLIILVLRKRGRASVAPWKTGLSGPIQKALVTGAQKLNRLELEAACEDFSNITNTFPTCTVFKGILSSGVEIGVISTVISSSKDWSRSAETCFKKKIDTLSRVNHKNFINLLGYCLENEPFTRMMVFEFAPHGSLSQHLHVKEFEHLDWPARMRVIMGIAYCLQYMHHELSPPVAIHDVRSDTTFISDDYAAKIADVGVWNELAAKAKAGKEDGSSRSEAPPDLPSNVYCLGALMIEIISGRVPDPDDHKPICSWASEYLKDKNYSKLVDASLKEHKDSELEAVCEVIQECIDADPMQRPSMRDVVGKLQPPLGISPEAAAPRLTPLWWAELELLSVKST; encoded by the exons ATGGGTGGGCGGCGGTGGCTTCGCCACGGCTCTGGATTCCAGCTGCTGTTTTTCTTCCTCGTGGTGCTGCTCCAGGCACAGGCCAGCCGTGGCGTGGCTTCGATCAACGGTGAAG GACTGGCGTTGCTGGAACTGAAGGTGAGGGTGGATGCTGATCCCCATGGTGTCTTCCAGGATTGGGATCCCATGGACAGCAGCCCATGCAGCTGGTCCGGCGTGCGATGCTTTGACGGTAAAGTAGAGATTCT GAACTTAACAGGCCGAGAATTGGTTGGAACTCTCGCACCTGAGATTGGGAGCCTTCAAGGTCTGAAATTCCT TTTACTTCCAAAGAATAACTTCCGCGGGAGAATCCCCAGAGAATTTGGAGGGTTGTTTGCTCTAGAAGTGCTAGATTTGAGCAGCAACAAGTTGGATGGAACAATTCCAGAAGAAATAGGGGCTATGCCACTGCTGAAACAACT ATCCCTTCATGATAATCAGTTCCAAGAAGGCGTTCAAGCCATAGCTGATGATCAGGAAGGATGCTTGAGCAGAAAACTAGGGTGCTG GTCTTTGCTGTACAAGTCGGACTTTAAGGATTGGATATCTCTCAATGGTCTCCGAGAGAAATATAACACCAATGTACCAA ATTTCAGTGAGGCACACGTCATGAAGAACTTGCAGTCATTTGCAAGTGCCATGCGCCGCAGGCTTCTTAGTGAAACTGACAACCTGCCTGCTCTTTTGGGAAATGATGCTAAATCTTCTGATCCACAAAATCCAAAAGAAATTCAGAGACCTGTTGATGTGATTTCTCTAGGAAGTGGCTCATTCTCTGCATTTCCGGGCATATATGGCGATGCTCTAACACCTTTGCTTCCCGAAGATATTGATGCTACCGCAGTTCAGCAGTTGTCTACAGAAGTGGCCCAGTCCACTGATGTAGAGACAACTGGTACAAAGAATAGCAAGTGGGCATATATTATCACAATTCCAGCTGTAATATTGCTCATTGGTCTGATAGTTTTGATAATTTTGGTTTTGCGGAAGCGAGGGCGTGCATCAGTAGCCCCTTGGAAAACAGGGCTAAGTGGCCCTATTCAGAAGGCCCTCGTAACAG GTGCCCAAAAACTGAACAGACTTGAGCTTGAAGCTGCTTGTGAGGATTTTAGCAACATCACCAATACTTTTCCTACCTGTACTGTATTCAAGGGCATATTATCAAGCGGAGTTGAGATTGGTGTAATCTCCACTGTCATATCATCGAGCAAAGACTGGTCCAGGAGTGCGGAAACATGCTTCAAGAAAAAG ATAGATACACTGTCAAGGGTCAACCACAAGAACTTTATCAATCTCCTCGGCTATTGCCTAGAAAATGAGCCTTTCACAAGAATGATGGTGTTTGAGTTCGCTCCACATGGCAGTCTCTCACAGCATCTTCACG TCAAAGAATTTGAGCATCTGGACTGGCCTGCGAGGATGAGAGTCATCATGGGCATCGCATACTGCCTTCAATACATGCACCATGAGCTCAGTCCACCTGTCGCGATACACGATGTGCGGTCTGACACAACCTTCATTTCAGATGATTATGCTGCCAAG attgcagatgtTGGTGTATGGAACGAACTTGCTGCCAAAGCAAAGGCTGGAAAGGAGGACGGCAGCAGCCGTTCTGAAGCTCCTCCGGATCTCCCAAGCAACGTCTACTGCTTGGGCGCACTTATGATCGAGATCATATCTGGGAGGGTTCCTGATCCAGATGATCATAAACCCATATGCAGCTGG GCTTCTGAGTATCTGAAAGACAAGAACTACAGCAAGCTGGTGGACGCGTCGCTGAAGGAGCACAAGGATAGCGAGCTGGAGGCCGTCTGCGAGGTGATCCAAGAGTGCATCGACGCCGACCCAATGCAGCGGCCATCAATGAGAGATGTCGTGGGCAAACTGCAACCACCTCTCGGCATCTCGCCAGAGGCAGCAGCGCCGCGGCTGACGCCGCTCTGGTGGGCGGAGCTGGAGTTGCTGTCGGTGAAGTCAACTTAG
- the LOC8079537 gene encoding glutathione gamma-glutamylcysteinyltransferase 1, whose translation MAAAVASLYRRVLPSPPAVDFASPEGKRLFAEALAAGTMEGFFPLVSVFQTQSEPAFCGLASLAVVLNALAIDPGRRWKGPWRWFDESMLDCCEPLDKVKDQGITFGKVACLAHCSGADVQSFRANRVTIDDLRRHLIRCVSSQDCHLIASYHRKAFKQTGTGHFSPIGGYHAGQDMALILDVARFKYPPHWVPLQLLWEAMNTTDDSTGLIRGFMLISRQTAAPSSLYTVSCRDENWKSMAKYCVEDLPNLLKAENLDNVAALLSRLIESLPADAESLIKWVVEVRRKEEGGPSLSKEEKERLFLKENVLQQVRDTRLFAIVHDQQNANKPCCNCSSLSEEDSLTRIAAVVCCQGAAMLSGNLVPRDAFCCKETCLKCVQANGDGLKTVISGSVVSEGSEQGVDMLLPMSSPSASSCNSNLRNNVIKYPSTVDVLTVLLLALHPNTWLGIKDEKLKAEFQTLISTDSLPDDLKREILHLRRQLYYLKACKEEECEDAEPPSPKQQS comes from the exons ATGGCGGCGGCCGTGGCGTCGCTGTACAGGCGGGTCCTCCCGTCGCCGCCGGCGGTGGACTTCGCTTCGCCGGAGGGCAAGCGCCTCTTCGCCGAGGCCCTGGCGGCGGGCACCATGGAGGGCTTCTTCCCCCTGGTCTCCGTCTTCCAGACGCAGTCGGAGCCGGCCTTCTGCGGCCTCGCCTCCCTCGCCGTCGTCCTCAACGCGCTCGCCATCGACCCGGGCCGCCGCTGGAAGGGGCCCTGGCGCTGGTTCGACGAGTCCATGCTCGACTGCTGCGAGCCCCTCGACAAGGTCAAGGACCAGGGCATCACCTTCGGCAAGGTCGCCTGCCTCGCGCACTGCTCCGGCGCCGACGTCCAATCCTTCCGCGCCAACCGGGTCACCATCGACGACCTACGGCGGCATCTCATCCGATGCGTCTCCTCCCAGGACTgccatcttattgcttcctacCACAGGAAGGCTTTCAAACAG ACTGGAACTGGGCATTTCTCCCCAATCGGTGGCTACCATGCCGGACAGGATATGGCGCTCATCTTGGATGTCGCCCGTTTCAAATATCCTCCACATTGGGTTCCATTGCAACTTCTTTGGGAAGCCATGAATACCACTGATGACTCAACTGGACTTATCAGAGG GTTCATGCTTATATCAAGACAGACTGCAGCTCCTTCATCGCTGTACACAGTG AGTTGCAGAGATGAAAACTGGAAAAGCATGGCGAAGTATTGTGTTGAAGATTTACCAAATCTTTTGAAGGCAGAGAATCTAGACAACGTTGCAGCACTTTTGTCCCGTTTAATTGAGTCTCTTCCAGCTGATGCTGAATCTTTGATCAAATGGGTTGTAGAAGTTAGGAGAAAAGAGGAAGGTGGACCAAGCTTAAGCAAAGAGGAGAAAGAAAGGCTTTTCTTGAAG GAAAATGTACTGCAGCAAGTTCGTGATACCAGGCTATTTGCCATAGTCCATGATCAACAGAATGCTAATAAACCATGTTGTAATTGCTCATCACTGAGCGAAGAAGATTCCCTTACTAGGATTGCAGCCGTTGTGTGCTGTCAGGGAGCTGCAATGCTATCAGGAAACCTTGTGCCAAGAGATGCCTTCTGCTGCAAAGAAACATGTTTGAAATGTGTCCAAGCGAATGGTGATGGGCTCAAGACCGTTATCTCAGGCTCTGTGGTATCTGAAGGCAGTGAGCAAGGTGTTGATATGCTTTTACCAATGTCTTCACCTAGTGCCAGTTCATGCAATTCAAACTTGaggaacaatgtcatcaaatatCCATCAACCGTGGATGTTCTAACTGTTCTTCTGCTGGCTTTACATCCCAACACGTGGTTGGGCATCAAAGATGAGAAGCTGAAAGCTGAATTTCAGACTCTTATTTCAACTGACAGTCTACCTGATGATCTGAAACGAGAG ATATTGCATCTAAGGCGGCAACTCTATTATCTAAAGGCCTGTAAAGAAGAGGAATGTGAAGACGCGGAGCCACCATCGCCTAAGCAGCAAAGCTGA